In one window of Gossypium hirsutum isolate 1008001.06 chromosome A01, Gossypium_hirsutum_v2.1, whole genome shotgun sequence DNA:
- the LOC107885927 gene encoding zinc finger protein VAR3, chloroplastic: MKKLFRSSYNEFMYTALKIHFQKFGFPLVPISYVHNFTRTLHSNSKFDVVLNELAELHPPKPSSHAAQSPSGMDVPFDHERPTKRNESAVHISHPWQEWVDLMECLLRRGYFDGDGNPFENGQLGSKEANSIRTACLNFARDRFSLIRYFSRKDIQIIVGCGCPSLDRKVVNSGKRLRAHVGIDEGNVCSSCKLRGSCDRAYVKAREDQGGRTVDVMRILLTYSLDSITSSVENKPCQNKSVKESVRTLLKEMVDYGSKDQQADMPNAVPSRGDASLHDHSSTQGHIKVPMKPGDWLCPKCNFLNFARNIKCLHCDGLFEERLRQLREDQDHLPLKKGDWICERCNFLNFAKNTRCLQCKENPPKRHLNPGEWECESCNYINFRRNMVCLKCDHKRPKVPNASGTCTGEFEGSIGKSTRRDRKQSKDSDRWRFVHEYNEDEECLDSRTENSKFTDFPITRSRTTWSFNTGKCESTLEMEAKNKSLPTVMQNDGSKCTDSQRKLELLECSDDEEMSGWFRRR, encoded by the exons ATGAAGAAGCTTTTTAGAAGTAGCTATAATGAATTTATGTACACTGCTCTCAAAATCCATTTCCAGAAATTTGGCTTCCCTCTTGTACCCATTTCATATGTTCACAACTTTACCAGAACCCTACATTCCAATTCAAAGTTTGATGTCGTTCTTAATGAGCTCGCTGAGCTCCATCCTCCAAAACCCAGTTCCCACGCTGCCCAATCACCGTCGGGAATGGATGTGCCCTTTGATCATGAGAGACCCACGAAGCGGAATGAATCAGCGGTTCACATTTCACATCCGTGGCAGGAGTGGGTGGATTTGATGGAATGCTTGTTGAGGAGAGGCTATTTCGATGGAGATGGAAACCCTTTTGAAAATGGCCAATTGGGTTCCAAAGAAGCCAATAGTATCCGCACTGCGTGCCTTAATTTTGCTAGGGATCGCTTTAGTCTTATAAG GTATTTCTCAAGGAAAGATATTCAGATCATAGTAGGATGTGGATGCCCAAGCCTAGATAGGAAAGTTGTCAATTCTGGGAAGCGCTTAAGAGCTCATGTGGGCATTGATGAAGGAAAT GTTTGCAGCTCATGCAAATTGAGAGGAAGCTGTGATAGGGCTTATGTGAAGGCACGTGAAGATCAAGGTGGGAGGACCGTGGATGTGATGCGCATTTTATTGACATACAGTCTGGACTCGATCACCAGTTCTGTAGAGAACAAGCCATGTCAAAACAAATCAGTTAAAGAATCAGTTCGAACACTGCTGAAAGAAATGGTTGATTATGGCAGCAAAGATCAACAAGCTGACATGCCGAATGCAGTACCCTCAAGAGGGGATGCTTCACTGCATGATCATTCAAGTACACAAGGACATATAAAAGTTCCAATGAAGCCAGGCGATTGGCTTTGTCCCAA ATGCAACTTCCTAAATTTTGCAAGAAATATTAAGTGCTTGCATTGTGATGGTTTATTCGAAGAAAGACTGAGGCAACTGCGGGAGGATCAGGATCATCTGCCATTAAAGAAGGGAGATTGGATATGTGAAAG ATGCAACTTCTTAAATTTTGCAAAGAATACAAGATGTCTGCAATGCAAAGAAAATCCCCCAAAACGACATCTCAATCCCGGGGAATGGGAATGTGAATC GTGCAACTATATTAACTTTAGACGAAATATGGTGTGCTTGAAATGTGACCACAAACGGCCAAAGGTGCCAAATGCTTCAGGTACATGCACTGGTGAATTTGAAGGCAGCATTGGTAAATCCACAAGGCGAGACAGAAAGCAAAGTAAAGATTCAGATAGATGGAGGTTTGTACATGAATATAATGAAGATGAAGAATGCTTGGATTCAAGGACAGAGAATTCCAAGTTCACTGATTTTCCCATTACTAGAAGTAGGACTACTTGGTCATTTAACACAGGGAAATGCGAGTCGACATTGGAGATGGAAGCAAAGAACAAAAGTCTGCCAACAGTAATGCAAAATGATGGATCTAAATGCACTGACAGTCAGAGAAAGTTGGAATTGCTTGAATGTTCCGACGATGAAGAGATGTCTGGGTGGTTTCGGCGTCGATAG